One genomic region from Streptomyces sp. NBC_00582 encodes:
- a CDS encoding pyridoxal phosphate-dependent decarboxylase family protein, with protein MSNPPLASGPDGAGALRPLLAAVLDALDAGARARGGPLPAGGPDAVAARLRAAVGDVLPEDGDPHALTDLVHALAEGSADPAHPRCAAHLHCPPLAVATAADLAVCALNPSLDSWDQAPAASELEALVTRALTREVYAPQGDDTRTAPPADDVRNPPHPDALVTTGGTESNQLALLLARETLGPTVRLLCGGNAHHSLTRAAWLLGLPAPVVVPAPTGTLDPAALHAALTTVPGPHLVAATAGTTDAGLIDPLPAVAALCATHGARLHIDAAYGGGLLFSDRHRPKLDGLDAAHTVTLDLHKLGWQPVAAGLLAVRDPADLTALNQHADYLNADDDTEAGLPDLLGRSLRTTRRPDVLKIAVTLKTLGRHGLGTLVDQVCDHAHAFAALVRDHPGLELHAEPTISTVLFRPTGAPDTAVAAIRRRLLTDGHAVLGRARLDGRLWLKTTLLNPHTRPHDLAALLAAVA; from the coding sequence ATGAGCAACCCCCCGCTCGCCTCAGGCCCCGACGGCGCCGGCGCGCTCCGGCCCCTGCTCGCCGCCGTCCTCGACGCCCTCGACGCGGGCGCACGGGCCCGCGGCGGCCCCCTCCCCGCCGGCGGCCCCGACGCGGTCGCCGCCCGCCTGAGGGCCGCCGTCGGCGACGTACTCCCCGAAGACGGTGACCCGCACGCCCTCACCGACCTCGTCCACGCCCTCGCCGAAGGCTCCGCCGACCCCGCGCACCCCCGGTGCGCCGCCCATCTGCACTGCCCGCCCCTCGCCGTCGCCACCGCCGCCGACCTCGCCGTCTGCGCCCTCAACCCCTCCCTCGACTCCTGGGACCAGGCCCCGGCGGCCTCGGAGCTGGAGGCGCTCGTGACACGGGCACTCACGAGGGAGGTCTACGCACCCCAGGGCGACGACACCCGGACAGCACCCCCAGCCGACGACGTCCGCAACCCGCCCCACCCCGACGCCCTCGTCACCACCGGCGGCACCGAGTCCAACCAGCTCGCCCTCCTCCTCGCCCGCGAGACCCTCGGCCCCACCGTCCGCCTCCTGTGCGGCGGCAACGCCCACCACTCCCTCACCCGCGCCGCCTGGCTCCTCGGCCTGCCCGCACCCGTCGTCGTCCCGGCCCCCACCGGCACCCTCGACCCCGCCGCGCTCCACGCCGCCCTCACCACCGTCCCCGGTCCCCACCTGGTCGCCGCCACCGCGGGCACCACCGACGCCGGACTCATCGACCCCCTCCCCGCCGTCGCCGCCCTCTGCGCGACCCACGGCGCCCGCCTCCACATCGACGCCGCCTACGGAGGCGGACTCCTCTTCAGCGACCGCCACCGCCCGAAACTCGACGGACTCGACGCCGCCCACACCGTCACCCTCGACCTGCACAAACTCGGCTGGCAGCCCGTCGCCGCCGGACTCCTCGCCGTCCGCGACCCCGCCGACCTCACCGCCCTGAACCAGCACGCCGACTACCTCAACGCCGACGACGACACCGAGGCCGGCCTCCCCGACCTCCTGGGCCGCTCCCTGCGCACCACCCGCCGACCCGACGTCCTCAAGATCGCCGTCACCCTCAAGACCCTCGGCCGCCACGGCCTCGGCACCCTCGTCGACCAGGTCTGCGACCACGCCCACGCCTTCGCCGCCCTGGTCCGCGACCACCCCGGCCTCGAACTCCACGCCGAGCCCACCATCAGCACCGTCCTCTTCCGCCCCACCGGCGCCCCCGACACCGCCGTCGCCGCGATACGCCGCCGCCTCCTCACCGACGGCCACGCCGTCCTCGGCCGCGCCCGCCTCGACGGCCGCCTCTGGCTCAAGACCACCCTCCTCAACCCGCACACCCGCCCCCACGACCTGGCCGCCCTCCTGGCAGCGGTGGCCTGA
- a CDS encoding chorismate mutase, which produces MTTRNTPGTGTEGVDPAVRAELDRLRDSIDNIDAAVVHMLAERFKATQQVGHLKARHQLPAADPTREARQIERLRTLAESAKLDPAFAEKFLNFIIAEVIRHHERIAEDTAAPTAG; this is translated from the coding sequence ATGACCACCCGCAACACCCCCGGAACCGGCACCGAAGGCGTCGACCCGGCCGTCCGCGCCGAACTCGACCGGCTGCGCGACAGCATCGACAACATCGACGCGGCCGTCGTCCACATGCTCGCCGAGCGCTTCAAGGCCACCCAGCAGGTCGGCCACCTCAAGGCCCGCCACCAGCTTCCCGCCGCCGACCCGACCCGCGAGGCCCGCCAGATCGAACGGCTGCGCACCCTCGCCGAGAGCGCCAAGCTCGACCCCGCGTTCGCCGAGAAGTTCCTCAACTTCATCATCGCCGAGGTGATCCGCCACCACGAGCGCATCGCCGAGGACACGGCGGCCCCCACGGCGGGCTGA
- a CDS encoding DUF3800 domain-containing protein, with protein MYYIDDSGIPSSGLALYTAVGVPKAEAARVLRVWQELRDRWSRDHGIPPEYELHANNFLAGRGRPGGRNPLKIERYRMAQEALDVIAAQPGLDIVTVYTQDATHWGRAKRRAYDRLLRVLDQRLAEAGETAALVVDGDGSEHLYDEVHLSLRPSRIPLSAVAIPAHVSTWLQMADLVAYCGCQAIARQENRRFMWGWYGRHLPKALAPERC; from the coding sequence GTGTACTACATCGACGACTCAGGCATCCCCAGCAGTGGCCTCGCGCTCTATACCGCCGTGGGCGTCCCGAAGGCCGAAGCCGCACGTGTTCTGCGTGTCTGGCAGGAACTTCGCGACCGTTGGTCCCGTGACCACGGAATCCCTCCCGAGTACGAGCTCCACGCCAACAATTTCCTCGCCGGTCGTGGGCGCCCGGGTGGCCGCAACCCGCTCAAGATAGAGCGCTACCGCATGGCCCAAGAAGCGCTCGACGTGATCGCGGCGCAGCCTGGCCTCGACATCGTCACCGTCTACACCCAGGACGCCACCCACTGGGGCCGGGCCAAGCGACGCGCCTACGACCGGCTTCTGCGCGTGCTCGACCAGCGCCTGGCCGAGGCGGGCGAGACTGCCGCTCTGGTCGTCGACGGAGACGGTAGCGAGCACCTCTACGACGAGGTGCACCTGAGCCTGCGCCCGAGCCGTATCCCGCTGTCGGCCGTGGCGATCCCGGCCCACGTCTCGACGTGGCTGCAGATGGCCGACCTCGTCGCGTACTGCGGCTGCCAGGCGATCGCCCGCCAGGAGAACAGGCGGTTCATGTGGGGTTGGTACGGCCGGCACCTCCCCAAGGCGCTCGCACCCGAGCGGTGCTGA
- a CDS encoding lysine N(6)-hydroxylase/L-ornithine N(5)-oxygenase family protein — translation MNTPPPPDSDTPRDLVGIGIGPSNLSLAALAHPLAELDTVFYEQRPRFDWHPGLLIDGARVQVPFLADLVTLADPTNPWSFLNYLKTHHRLYPFYFSEHFHIRRAEYDTYCRWVADHLPALHFRHQVDAVRWNPERDTFEVDYTQLDTDGEAEALGRTHTRNVVLGIGTEPHIPDPLRPLVDTPGVPVLHARDYLAHRDTLLAAGHVTVVGSGQSGAEIFLDLLRHRPVGREQLHWIGRTEAFAPMEYSKLGLEHFTPDYTRYFHALAEPVRDRLVSAHWQLHKGIDAGTLAAIHDELYRRTLDGGWPDAVLTPGVRVRTAGRISTTRLELHLEHTQQNTRSRLTTDAVVLATGHRERPLDRILAGLDPYMRRDSAGRPRIDEQFRLVLDPSVTATGCHVYVQNGERHTHGVGAPDLGLAAWRSATVLNTLTGKDNYPLPTRTAFTTFGLEQRQPQIPPARRPHPLTPLRDGI, via the coding sequence ATGAACACGCCCCCACCCCCGGACTCCGACACCCCCCGCGACCTCGTCGGCATCGGCATCGGCCCCAGCAACCTCTCCCTCGCCGCCCTCGCCCACCCCCTCGCCGAACTCGACACCGTCTTCTACGAACAACGCCCCCGCTTCGACTGGCACCCCGGCCTCCTCATCGACGGCGCCCGCGTCCAGGTCCCCTTCCTCGCCGACCTCGTCACCCTCGCGGACCCCACCAATCCCTGGAGCTTCCTCAACTACCTCAAGACCCACCACCGCCTCTACCCCTTTTACTTCTCCGAGCACTTCCACATCCGGCGCGCCGAATACGACACCTACTGCCGCTGGGTCGCCGACCACCTCCCCGCACTCCACTTCCGCCACCAGGTCGACGCCGTCCGCTGGAACCCCGAACGCGACACCTTCGAAGTCGACTACACCCAGCTCGACACCGACGGCGAAGCCGAAGCCCTCGGCCGCACCCACACCCGCAACGTCGTCCTCGGCATCGGCACCGAACCCCACATCCCCGACCCCCTGCGCCCCCTCGTCGACACCCCCGGCGTCCCCGTGCTGCACGCCCGCGACTACCTCGCCCACCGCGACACCCTCCTCGCCGCCGGCCATGTCACCGTCGTCGGATCAGGACAGTCCGGCGCCGAGATCTTCCTCGACCTCCTGCGCCACCGCCCCGTGGGCCGCGAACAACTCCACTGGATCGGCCGCACCGAGGCCTTCGCCCCCATGGAGTACTCCAAGCTCGGCCTCGAACACTTCACCCCCGACTACACCCGCTACTTCCACGCCCTCGCCGAACCCGTCCGCGACCGTCTCGTCAGCGCCCACTGGCAACTCCACAAGGGCATCGACGCCGGCACCCTCGCCGCCATCCACGACGAGCTCTACCGCCGCACCCTCGACGGCGGCTGGCCCGACGCCGTCCTCACCCCCGGCGTCCGCGTCCGTACCGCCGGCCGCATCTCCACCACCCGCCTCGAACTCCACCTCGAACACACCCAGCAGAACACCCGCTCCCGCCTCACCACCGACGCCGTCGTCCTCGCCACCGGCCACCGCGAGCGCCCCCTCGACCGCATCCTCGCCGGCCTCGACCCCTACATGCGCCGCGACAGCGCCGGACGCCCCCGCATCGACGAACAGTTCCGCCTCGTCCTCGACCCCTCCGTCACCGCCACCGGCTGCCACGTCTACGTACAGAACGGCGAGCGCCACACCCACGGCGTCGGCGCCCCCGACCTCGGCCTCGCCGCCTGGCGCAGCGCCACCGTCCTCAACACCCTCACCGGCAAGGACAACTACCCCCTGCCCACCCGCACCGCCTTCACCACCTTCGGCCTCGAACAACGACAGCCCCAGATCCCGCCCGCACGCCGGCCCCACCCGCTGACCCCCCTGCGCGACGGAATCTGA
- a CDS encoding SIMPL domain-containing protein produces the protein MTSPRIPPYGTPDAPLLAVRGEAELETDPDLAHLGITVTARGKERRTTLDDLTRRNATVVELIKSYGDAVEDVSTGAVSLTPELERRGRGERVHAYHGRVHLTAELTDFTALGELATRLADLDLTRVDGPWWTLRPDSPVHRAARRQAVQDAVRRAKEYAEALGTTVGALIELADTGTGSVPGRPRSGFGSRVRRMSTAAEAEETAPEPLDLEPQRMRVRAEVSAQFTMVPPTL, from the coding sequence ATGACCTCACCGCGGATTCCGCCGTACGGCACCCCCGACGCCCCCCTCCTCGCGGTACGCGGCGAGGCCGAACTGGAAACCGACCCCGACCTCGCCCACCTCGGCATCACCGTCACCGCACGCGGCAAGGAGCGCCGCACCACCCTCGACGACCTCACCCGGCGTAACGCCACCGTCGTGGAGCTGATCAAGTCCTACGGCGACGCGGTGGAGGACGTCTCGACAGGCGCGGTGTCCCTCACCCCGGAACTCGAGCGGCGCGGCCGGGGCGAACGCGTCCACGCCTACCACGGCCGCGTCCACCTCACCGCCGAGCTGACCGACTTCACCGCACTGGGTGAACTGGCGACACGCCTCGCCGACCTGGACCTCACCCGGGTCGACGGCCCCTGGTGGACCCTGCGCCCCGACTCGCCCGTCCACCGTGCCGCCCGCCGGCAGGCGGTACAGGACGCCGTACGGCGGGCCAAGGAGTACGCGGAGGCGCTGGGCACGACGGTCGGCGCACTGATCGAGCTGGCCGACACCGGAACCGGATCGGTACCGGGGCGCCCCCGGTCGGGCTTCGGCAGCCGGGTGCGGCGGATGTCGACGGCCGCGGAAGCGGAGGAGACGGCGCCCGAGCCGCTGGACCTCGAACCGCAGCGGATGCGGGTGCGGGCCGAGGTGAGCGCGCAATTCACGATGGTCCCGCCGACCCTGTGA
- a CDS encoding bifunctional metallophosphatase/5'-nucleotidase produces MPLNRRKFLKKSAVTGAGVAIAGAAAAPAARAAEARQPGKPVKQPKRYALTVLGTTDLHGHVFNWDYFKNAEYTDKAGNAQGLARISTLVNQIRAEKGRENVLLLDAGDTIQGTPLTYYYAKVDPITAKGGPVHPMAQAMNAIGYDAAALGNHEFNYGIETLRKFESQLRFPLLGANAVDARTLRPAFQPYAIRTFCVKGAPPVKVAILGLTNPGIAIWDKAYVQGKLAFPGLEEQAAKWVPKLKAMGADVVVVSAHSGSSGTSSYGDQLPYVENSAALVAQQVPDIDAVLVGHAHVEIPELRVTNEKTGRTVVLSEPLAYAERLSVFDIELVFEKGRWTVESVASKVLNSNTVADDPKITKLLSDEHAKVVEYVNQVVGTATETLTTVEARYKDAPIIDLITKVQEDVVKAALAGTSYASLPVISQASPFSRTSEIPAGNVTIRDLSSLYVYDNTLVAKLLTGAQIKAYLEYSAEYFVQTAAGTVVDVEKLTNANNRPDYNYDYVSGLSYDIDIAQAAGSRIKNLTFEGAALDDAQQFVFAVNNYRANGGGAFPHVASATELWSESTEIRTRIAEWVTAKGVLDPKDFASVDWKLTRDGTPVF; encoded by the coding sequence ATGCCGTTGAACCGCCGGAAGTTTCTGAAGAAGTCCGCCGTGACCGGGGCGGGGGTGGCGATCGCGGGTGCGGCTGCGGCTCCGGCGGCGCGGGCCGCGGAGGCGAGGCAGCCGGGGAAGCCCGTCAAGCAGCCGAAGCGGTACGCGCTGACCGTGCTCGGGACGACCGACCTGCACGGGCATGTCTTCAACTGGGACTACTTCAAGAACGCGGAGTACACGGACAAGGCGGGCAACGCCCAGGGTCTCGCGCGCATCTCGACGCTGGTGAACCAGATCCGTGCCGAGAAGGGGCGGGAGAACGTCCTGCTGCTGGACGCGGGCGACACGATCCAGGGCACGCCGCTGACGTACTACTACGCGAAGGTGGACCCGATCACCGCCAAGGGCGGTCCGGTGCACCCGATGGCGCAGGCGATGAACGCGATCGGGTACGACGCGGCGGCGCTGGGCAACCACGAGTTCAACTACGGCATCGAGACGCTGAGGAAGTTCGAGTCGCAGCTGCGGTTCCCGCTGCTGGGCGCGAACGCGGTGGACGCCAGGACGCTGAGGCCGGCCTTCCAGCCGTACGCGATCAGGACGTTCTGCGTGAAGGGCGCGCCGCCGGTCAAGGTCGCGATCCTGGGCCTCACGAACCCCGGTATCGCCATCTGGGACAAGGCGTACGTGCAGGGCAAGCTGGCGTTCCCGGGCCTGGAGGAGCAGGCCGCGAAGTGGGTGCCGAAGCTGAAGGCGATGGGCGCGGACGTGGTGGTCGTGTCGGCGCACTCCGGGTCCTCCGGGACGTCCTCGTACGGTGACCAGTTGCCGTACGTGGAGAACTCCGCGGCGCTGGTGGCGCAGCAGGTGCCGGACATCGACGCGGTGCTGGTGGGTCACGCGCACGTGGAGATTCCGGAGCTGAGGGTCACGAACGAGAAGACCGGGAGGACGGTCGTCCTGTCGGAGCCGCTGGCCTACGCCGAGCGGCTGTCCGTGTTCGACATCGAGCTGGTGTTCGAGAAGGGGCGGTGGACGGTCGAGTCGGTGGCGTCGAAGGTGCTGAACTCCAACACCGTGGCCGACGACCCGAAGATCACCAAGCTGCTGAGCGACGAGCACGCGAAGGTCGTGGAGTACGTCAACCAGGTGGTCGGTACGGCGACCGAGACGCTGACGACGGTCGAGGCGCGGTACAAGGACGCCCCGATCATCGACCTGATCACCAAGGTCCAGGAGGACGTCGTCAAGGCGGCGCTGGCGGGGACGTCGTACGCGTCGCTGCCGGTGATCTCGCAGGCGTCGCCGTTCTCCCGTACGTCGGAGATCCCGGCGGGCAACGTGACGATCCGCGATCTGTCGAGCCTGTACGTGTACGACAACACGCTGGTGGCGAAGCTGCTGACGGGTGCGCAGATCAAGGCGTACCTGGAGTACTCGGCGGAGTACTTCGTGCAGACGGCCGCCGGCACGGTCGTGGACGTCGAGAAGCTGACGAACGCGAACAACCGGCCGGACTACAACTACGACTATGTGTCGGGGCTGTCGTACGACATCGACATCGCGCAGGCGGCGGGTTCGCGGATCAAGAACCTGACGTTCGAGGGGGCGGCGCTGGACGACGCGCAGCAGTTCGTGTTCGCGGTGAACAACTACCGGGCGAACGGCGGTGGCGCGTTCCCGCATGTGGCCTCCGCCACCGAGCTGTGGTCGGAGTCGACGGAGATCCGGACGCGGATCGCGGAGTGGGTGACCGCGAAGGGTGTGCTGGACCCGAAGGACTTCGCTTCGGTGGACTGGAAGCTCACGCGGGACGGTACGCCGGTGTTCTGA
- the pepN gene encoding aminopeptidase N, whose product MSVLTRDEALTRARLLDVHRYTIELDLTTGDETFGSRTAIRFTARADGDTFVEVKPAELRSVTLDGQPLDPDGLDGNRIALKNLGAGEHELRVDADMRYSRTGEGMHRFTDPSDGETYLYTQLFMDDVQRVFAAFDQPDLKAVFDLTVKAPENWTVLANGVTEHLGDGRWRAATTPLISTYLVAVAAGPWHSVRTEHRGLPFGLHCRRSLAPHLDADADELLDITRACFDRYHEKFEEPYPFDSYDQAFVPEFNAGAMENPGLVTFRDEFVYRSAVTDTERQTRAMVVAHEMAHMWFGDLVTLTWWDDIWLNESFAEYMGYQTLTEATRFTDTWTDFGVVRKAWGYDADQRPSTHPVAPEDVPDTASALLNFDGISYAKGASALRQLVTWLGEKDFLAGINTHFARHRFANATLADFIDSLAAGTDRDVHAWADAWLRTTGVDTLTPVVTGANGDHHLTVERTGSRPHRIAVGLYDLDLPGDEGRLTRRAPLELDLPHTTPVPLGKRPTLLLLNDGDLTYAKIRFDPHSFEGVTAHLCGLPDPLTRAVVWNALRDAVRDGELAPTAYLDTARAHLPHETDLALVQGVLAFAGTHVAARHLAPEDRPAALATLSALCRDLIRRTEDGDHPGLRLIAVRHFINVAAQPDTIAAWFADGTVPGGPELDPDLRWRILARLAVLGATDETAIAAELERDPSATGREGAARCRAALPDEDAKARAWAAMFASDDLSNYLFTATAQGFWQPEQAGLVRPYVARYYEDAVAVAARRGPAIADAAGHWAFPVHAIDPEALALGETCLRDADPIPALRRKLTDQLDDLKRALRVRGE is encoded by the coding sequence ATGTCCGTACTGACGCGCGACGAAGCGCTGACCCGTGCCCGACTCCTCGACGTCCACCGCTACACCATCGAGCTCGACCTGACCACCGGCGACGAGACCTTCGGCTCCCGCACCGCCATCAGGTTCACCGCACGCGCCGATGGGGACACCTTCGTCGAGGTCAAGCCAGCCGAACTGCGCTCGGTCACGCTCGACGGACAGCCCCTCGACCCCGACGGCCTCGACGGCAACCGGATCGCGCTGAAGAACCTCGGCGCCGGGGAACACGAACTGCGCGTCGACGCCGACATGCGCTACTCCCGCACCGGCGAGGGCATGCACCGCTTCACCGACCCCAGCGACGGTGAGACCTACCTCTACACCCAGCTCTTCATGGACGACGTCCAGCGCGTCTTCGCCGCCTTCGACCAGCCCGACCTCAAGGCCGTCTTCGACCTGACCGTCAAGGCCCCCGAGAACTGGACCGTCCTCGCCAACGGCGTCACCGAACACCTCGGCGACGGACGGTGGCGGGCCGCCACCACCCCCCTCATCTCCACCTACCTCGTCGCCGTCGCCGCCGGCCCCTGGCACTCCGTGCGCACCGAACACCGTGGCCTGCCCTTCGGCCTCCACTGCCGCCGCTCCCTCGCCCCCCACCTCGACGCCGACGCCGACGAGCTCCTCGACATCACCCGCGCCTGCTTCGACCGCTACCACGAGAAGTTCGAGGAGCCCTACCCCTTCGACTCCTACGACCAGGCCTTCGTCCCCGAGTTCAACGCCGGCGCCATGGAGAACCCCGGACTCGTCACGTTCCGCGACGAGTTCGTCTACCGCTCCGCCGTCACCGACACCGAACGCCAGACCCGCGCCATGGTCGTCGCCCACGAGATGGCCCACATGTGGTTCGGCGACCTCGTCACCCTCACCTGGTGGGACGACATCTGGCTCAACGAGTCCTTCGCCGAGTACATGGGCTACCAGACCCTCACCGAAGCCACCCGCTTCACCGACACCTGGACCGACTTCGGCGTCGTCCGCAAGGCCTGGGGCTACGACGCCGACCAGCGCCCCTCCACCCACCCCGTCGCCCCCGAGGACGTCCCCGACACCGCCTCCGCCCTGCTCAACTTCGACGGCATCTCCTACGCCAAGGGCGCCTCCGCCCTGCGCCAGCTCGTCACCTGGCTCGGGGAGAAGGACTTCCTCGCCGGCATCAACACCCACTTCGCCCGCCACCGGTTCGCCAACGCCACCCTCGCCGACTTCATCGACTCCCTCGCCGCCGGCACCGACCGCGACGTCCACGCCTGGGCCGACGCCTGGCTGCGCACCACCGGCGTCGACACCCTCACCCCCGTCGTCACCGGCGCCAACGGCGACCACCACCTCACCGTCGAACGCACCGGCAGCCGCCCCCACCGCATCGCCGTCGGCCTCTACGACCTCGACCTCCCCGGCGACGAGGGCCGCCTCACCCGGCGCGCCCCCCTCGAACTCGACCTCCCGCACACCACCCCCGTCCCCCTCGGCAAGCGCCCCACCCTGCTCCTCCTCAACGACGGCGACCTCACCTACGCCAAGATCCGCTTCGACCCCCACTCCTTCGAGGGCGTCACCGCCCACCTGTGCGGACTGCCCGACCCGCTCACCCGCGCCGTCGTCTGGAACGCCCTGCGCGACGCCGTACGCGACGGCGAACTCGCCCCCACCGCCTACCTCGACACCGCCCGCGCCCACCTCCCGCACGAGACCGACCTCGCCCTCGTCCAGGGCGTCCTCGCCTTCGCCGGCACCCACGTCGCCGCCCGCCACCTCGCCCCCGAGGACCGCCCCGCCGCCCTCGCCACCCTCTCCGCCCTGTGCCGCGACCTCATCCGCCGCACCGAGGACGGCGACCACCCCGGCCTGCGCCTGATCGCCGTACGCCACTTCATCAACGTCGCCGCCCAGCCCGACACCATCGCCGCCTGGTTCGCCGACGGCACCGTCCCCGGCGGCCCCGAACTCGACCCCGACCTGCGCTGGCGCATCCTCGCCCGGCTCGCCGTCCTCGGCGCCACCGACGAGACCGCCATCGCCGCCGAACTCGAGCGCGACCCGTCCGCCACCGGCCGCGAGGGCGCCGCCCGCTGCCGCGCCGCCCTGCCCGACGAGGACGCCAAGGCGAGGGCCTGGGCCGCCATGTTCGCCTCCGACGACCTCTCCAACTACCTCTTCACCGCCACCGCCCAGGGCTTCTGGCAGCCGGAACAGGCCGGCCTCGTCCGCCCGTACGTCGCCCGCTACTACGAGGACGCCGTCGCCGTCGCCGCCCGCCGCGGCCCCGCCATCGCCGACGCCGCAGGCCACTGGGCCTTCCCCGTGCACGCCATCGACCCCGAGGCGCTCGCCCTCGGCGAGACCTGTCTGCGCGACGCCGACCCCATCCCGGCCCTGCGCCGCAAGCTGACCGACCAACTGGACGATCTGAAGAGGGCGTTGCGGGTACGGGGCGAGTGA
- a CDS encoding MFS transporter has product MTAPLAAPPTLAPEPHPHRWAAAVVMMVAALMDLLDTTIVNVAIPSIAQDLHASAGALQWTVSAYLLGFAAALIVSGHLGDRYGRRTLFLVGTAGFGLASLACGIAQSPGQLIAARAVQGVLAAVLVPQVIGSFRTLFQGRERGAAFGMYGAVAGFASAVGLLLGGVLTDADLFGWGWRSVFLVNVPVALVTLVAGALLVPATRERSASRPDTLGSLVLAAGLVAIVLPLVQGRENGWPLWGWIVLAAGVLAVTGLGVFQARRHATTTVPLLPARAFRLPAFSVGVLVQLLFSVGMQGFFLVFAVWLQSGEGYTPLQAGLLTVAFSVGGFLTAPAADALAVRHGRLVPAAGAVLMAGGFGWVWAALDGAAATHTGAWPLTPGLAVAGAGLGFLVVPLVNIVLSAVPADLAGGASGIFSTAQQFGGALGAAILGTVFFGHTDQGLTEALGTAMPWVTGGFVVCAGLCAALPRTAVSPVDRH; this is encoded by the coding sequence ATGACCGCCCCTCTCGCCGCACCCCCGACCCTCGCGCCCGAACCCCACCCCCACCGCTGGGCCGCCGCCGTCGTCATGATGGTCGCCGCCCTGATGGACCTCCTCGACACGACCATCGTCAACGTCGCGATCCCCTCCATCGCCCAGGACCTGCACGCCTCCGCCGGCGCCCTGCAGTGGACGGTCTCCGCCTACCTCCTCGGCTTCGCCGCCGCCCTGATCGTCTCCGGCCACCTCGGTGACCGCTACGGCCGCCGCACCCTCTTCCTCGTCGGCACCGCCGGCTTCGGACTCGCGAGCCTCGCCTGCGGAATCGCCCAGAGCCCCGGCCAACTGATCGCCGCACGCGCCGTCCAGGGCGTCCTCGCCGCCGTCCTCGTCCCCCAGGTCATCGGCTCCTTCCGCACCCTCTTCCAGGGCCGCGAACGCGGCGCCGCCTTCGGGATGTACGGAGCGGTCGCCGGCTTCGCCTCCGCCGTCGGACTGCTGCTCGGCGGGGTGCTCACGGACGCCGACCTGTTCGGCTGGGGCTGGCGGTCCGTGTTCCTGGTGAACGTGCCCGTCGCCCTGGTCACCCTCGTCGCCGGAGCGCTCCTCGTCCCGGCCACCCGGGAACGCTCCGCGAGCCGCCCCGACACCCTCGGCAGCCTCGTCCTCGCCGCCGGTCTGGTCGCGATCGTGCTGCCCCTCGTCCAGGGCCGCGAGAACGGCTGGCCACTGTGGGGCTGGATCGTGCTGGCCGCCGGAGTGCTCGCCGTCACCGGCCTCGGCGTGTTCCAGGCGCGACGGCACGCCACCACCACCGTCCCCCTCCTCCCGGCCCGCGCCTTCCGGCTCCCCGCCTTCTCCGTCGGCGTCCTGGTCCAACTCCTCTTCTCCGTCGGCATGCAGGGCTTCTTCCTCGTCTTCGCCGTCTGGCTCCAGTCCGGCGAGGGCTACACCCCCCTCCAGGCGGGCCTGCTGACCGTCGCCTTCTCCGTCGGCGGCTTCCTCACCGCCCCGGCCGCCGACGCCCTCGCCGTACGCCACGGACGGCTCGTCCCGGCCGCCGGAGCAGTGCTCATGGCCGGCGGCTTCGGCTGGGTGTGGGCCGCCCTCGACGGCGCCGCCGCCACCCACACCGGCGCCTGGCCGCTCACCCCCGGCCTGGCCGTCGCCGGCGCCGGCCTCGGCTTCCTCGTCGTGCCCCTGGTCAACATCGTCCTGTCCGCCGTACCCGCCGACCTCGCCGGCGGCGCCTCCGGGATCTTCTCCACCGCCCAGCAGTTCGGCGGCGCCCTCGGCGCGGCGATCCTCGGCACCGTGTTCTTCGGCCACACCGACCAGGGCCTCACCGAGGCGCTGGGCACGGCGATGCCCTGGGTGACCGGCGGGTTCGTGGTCTGCGCGGGCCTGTGCGCGGCACTGCCCCGCACGGCGGTCTCGCCTGTCGACAGGCACTAG